From a region of the Cucumis sativus cultivar 9930 chromosome 6, Cucumber_9930_V3, whole genome shotgun sequence genome:
- the LOC101207701 gene encoding uncharacterized protein LOC101207701, with product MFTPSEVSYQFISGLVKDLHSGDRLEVLCVYACNSNIERRVLWRRMIEIFVEWRGSSMVMGDFNTITLHSKAFGGAPNPGDMEEFDMAIREVDLVELSVQENWFTWTSKVHGSGLIRRLDRILVNDEGLNAWPNMRVNVLPWGNSDHSLIHVYPSYQQRQRVVSFRFFNHWVEEASFLDIVSSVWAKDTSLGQNN from the coding sequence ATGTTTACGCCTAGTGAGGTGTCATATCAATTTATCTCTGGTTTGGTAAAAGATTTGCACTCGGGGGATAGGTTAGAGGTTCTTTGTGTGTATGCCTGTAATAGTAATATTGAGAGACGTGTGTTATGGCGGCGTATGATTGAGATTTTTGTTGAATGGAGAGGGTCGAGTATGGTCATGGGTGATTTTAATACCATTACACTTCATTCTAAAGCTTTTGGTGGAGCTCCAAATCCTGGGGATATGGAGGAGTTTGACATGGCTATTCGCGAGGTTGACCTTGTTGAATTGTCGGTTCAAGAAAACTGGTTTACTTGGACTAGTAAGGTCCATGGGTCTGGTTTGATAAGGAGGCTAGACCGTATCCTGGTGAATGATGAGGGCCTTAATGCTTGGCCTAACATGAGGGTTAATGTGCTCCCTTGGGGTAATTCTGATCACTCTCTCATCCATGTTTATCCCAGCTATCAGCAGAGACAGCGGGTGGTCTCTTTCCGTTTCTTTAACCATTGGGTTGAGGAAGCTTCCTTTTTGGATATTGTCTCCTCAGTTTGGGCCAAAGATACTAGTTTGGGCCAAAATAACTAG